One genomic region from Marmota flaviventris isolate mMarFla1 chromosome 6, mMarFla1.hap1, whole genome shotgun sequence encodes:
- the Foxo3 gene encoding forkhead box protein O3 isoform X2 — MRVQNEGTGKSSWWIINPDGGKSGKAPRRRAVSMDNSNKYTKSRGRAAKKKAALQAAPESADDSPSQLSKWPGSPTSRSSDELDAWTDFRSRTNSNASTVSGRLSPILASTELDDVQDDDAPLSPMLYSSSASLSPSVSKPCTVELPRLTDMAGTMNLNDGLADNLMDDLLDNITLPSSQPSPTGGLMQRSSSFPYTAKGSGLGSPTSSYNSTVFGPSSLNSLRQSPMQTIQENKPATFSSMSHYGNQTLQDLLTSDSLSHSDVMMTQSDPLMSQASTAVSAQNSRRNVMLRNDPMMSFAAQPNQGSLVNQNLLHHQHQTQGALGGSRALSNSISNMGLSDSSSLGSAKHQQQSPVSQSMQTLSDSLSGSSLYSTSANLPVMGHEKFPSDLDLDMFNGSLECDMESIIRSELMDADGLDFNFDSLISTQNVVGLNVGNFTGAKQASSQSWVPG, encoded by the coding sequence ATGCGAGTCCAGAATGAGGGGACTGGCAAGAGTTCTTGGTGGATCATCAACCCCGATGGAGGGAAGAGTGGGAAGGCCCCCCGTCGACGGGCTGTTTCCATGGACAACAGCAACAAGTACACCAAGAGCCGTGGCCGTGCAGCCAAGAAGAAGGCAGCCCTGCAGGCTGCCCCAGAGTCAGCAGACGACAGTCCTTCCCAGCTCTCCAAGTGGCCTGGCAGCCCCACATCACGCAGCAGTGATGAGCTGGATGCATGGACAGACTTCCGCTCACGCACCAATTCCAATGCCAGCACAGTCAGCGGCCGCCTGTCACCCATCCTAGCAAGCACAGAGTTGGATGACGTCCAGGACGATGACGCGCCGCTCTCCCCCATGCTCTACAGCAGCTCAGCCAGCCTGTCACCCTCTGTGAGCAAGCCATGCACTGTGGAGCTGCCTCGGCTGACTGACATGGCGGGCACCATGAATCTGAATGACGGGCTGGCTGACAACCTCATGGACGACCTGCTGGATAACATCACACTCCCATCGTCCCAGCCATCACCCACCGGGGGGCTCATGCAGCGGAGCTCTAGCTTCCCCTACACCGCCAAGGGCTCCGGCCTGGGCTCTCCAACCAGCTCCTATAATAGCACGGTGTTCGGACCGTCATCTCTGAACTCCCTGCGCCAGTCTCCCATGCAGACCATCCAAGAGAACAAGCCAGCCACCTTTTCTTCCATGTCACACTATGGCAACCAGACACTCCAAGACTTGCTCACTTCAGACTCACTCAGCCACAGCGATGTCATGATGACCCAGTCGGACCCTTTGATGTCTCAGGCCAGCACCGCTGTGTCCGCCCAGAACTCCCGTCGCAACGTGATGCTTCGCAATGACCCAATGATGTCCTTCGCCGCCCAGCCTAACCAGGGGAGTTTGGTCAATCAGAACTTGCTCCACCACCAGCACCAAACCCAGGGCGCTCTCGGTGGCAGCCGTGCCTTGTCGAATTCCATCAGCAACATGGGCTTGAGTGACTCGAGCAGCCTTGGGTCAGCCAAACACCAGCAGCAGTCTCCCGTCAGCCAGTCTATGCAAACCCTCTCGGACTCTCTCTCAGGCTCCTCCTTGTACTCAACTAGTGCAAACCTTCCTGTCATGGGCCATGAGAAGTTCCCCAGCGACTTGGACCTGGACATGTTCAATGGGAGCTTGGAATGTGACATGGAGTCCATCATCCGTAGTGAACTCATGGATGCTGATGGGTTGGATTTTAACTTTGATTCCCTCATCTCCACACAGAACGTTGTTGGTTTGAACGTGGGGAACTTCACTGGTGCTAAGCAGGCCTCATCTCAGAGCTGGGTGCCGGGCTGA